In a genomic window of Flavobacterium sp. KACC 22761:
- a CDS encoding DUF3050 domain-containing protein, with amino-acid sequence MNIETINNSIQPQKEQLLNHSLYSKIQNIDDLHSFLENHVFAVWDFMSLLKALQAKLTCTTTPWFATKNPETRYLINEIVLAEETDLTIDGRRQSHYEMYLEAMEDCGADTTGINKFLSEVNSLHNIFVAIKQSSLHPDVKAFLDFTFRVIEEGKPHEIAAAFTFGREDLIPSMFTEILKNFQKNLPEVDLAKLLYYFERHIELDADEHGPMAMQMITDLCEDDAQKWKEVEEVSILALEKRIGLWNAIKEEIVLKAEMV; translated from the coding sequence ATGAATATTGAAACTATAAACAATAGCATTCAACCTCAAAAAGAGCAGCTTTTAAACCACTCTTTATACAGCAAAATTCAAAACATTGATGACTTGCATAGTTTTCTTGAAAATCATGTTTTTGCCGTTTGGGATTTTATGTCATTGTTAAAAGCTTTACAAGCCAAACTTACGTGTACAACAACACCTTGGTTCGCAACAAAAAACCCAGAAACAAGATATTTGATCAACGAAATTGTTCTTGCCGAAGAAACCGACTTGACAATCGACGGAAGAAGACAAAGTCATTATGAAATGTATCTTGAAGCCATGGAAGATTGCGGTGCCGATACAACTGGAATCAACAAGTTCTTGTCTGAAGTAAATTCGCTTCATAATATTTTTGTTGCCATTAAACAAAGTTCGCTTCATCCTGATGTAAAAGCTTTCCTGGACTTTACTTTTAGAGTTATTGAAGAAGGAAAACCGCATGAAATTGCTGCTGCTTTTACTTTTGGTAGAGAAGATTTGATTCCGAGTATGTTTACCGAAATCTTGAAAAACTTTCAAAAAAACCTTCCAGAAGTCGATTTGGCAAAATTGCTTTATTACTTCGAAAGACATATTGAACTTGATGCTGATGAACACGGACCAATGGCAATGCAAATGATTACCGATTTATGTGAAGATGATGCTCAAAAATGGAAAGAAGTCGAAGAAGTTTCAATTTTAGCCCTAGAAAAACGAATCGGACTTTGGAATGCCATTAAGGAAGAAATTGTTTTAAAAGCCGAAATGGTCTAA
- a CDS encoding acyl-CoA dehydrogenase family protein: MKPDLFQAPDYYNLDDLLTDEHKLVRESARAWVKREVSPIIEEYAQKAEFPTQIIKGLGEIGGFGPYIPVEYGGAGLDQISYGLIMQEIERGDSGVRSTSSVQSSLVMYPIWKYGNEEQRMKYLPKLATGEWMGCFGLTEPDHGSDPGSMITNFKDMGDHYLLNGAKMWISNAPFADIAVVWAKNEEGRIHGLIVERGMAGFTTPETHNKWSLRASSTGELIFDNVKVPKENLLPNKSGLGAPLGCLDSARYGIAWGAIGAAMDCYDTALRYAKERIQFGKPIAGTQLQQKKLAEMITEITKAQLLTWRLGVLRNEGKATTAQISMAKRNNVNMAIEIAREARQMLGGMGITGEYSIMRHMMNLESVITYEGTHDIHLLITGMDVTGIPAFKS; the protein is encoded by the coding sequence TTCTCCTATTATCGAAGAATATGCTCAAAAAGCAGAATTTCCAACACAAATTATTAAAGGACTTGGAGAAATTGGTGGTTTCGGTCCATATATTCCTGTGGAATATGGAGGTGCTGGTCTAGATCAAATTTCATACGGTTTGATTATGCAGGAAATCGAAAGAGGAGATTCTGGCGTAAGATCGACTTCATCTGTGCAATCTTCTTTAGTAATGTATCCAATTTGGAAATACGGAAACGAAGAACAACGCATGAAATATTTGCCAAAACTAGCAACAGGCGAATGGATGGGCTGTTTTGGTTTGACCGAGCCAGATCATGGTTCTGACCCAGGAAGTATGATTACCAATTTTAAAGATATGGGAGACCACTATCTTTTAAATGGTGCCAAAATGTGGATTTCAAATGCACCTTTTGCTGATATTGCTGTAGTATGGGCAAAAAATGAAGAAGGAAGAATTCATGGTTTAATTGTTGAACGTGGCATGGCAGGTTTTACAACTCCAGAAACGCATAACAAATGGTCGCTTCGTGCCTCATCAACCGGAGAATTGATTTTTGACAATGTAAAAGTTCCTAAAGAAAATTTATTGCCAAATAAATCTGGATTAGGTGCACCGCTTGGCTGTTTAGATTCTGCTCGTTACGGAATTGCATGGGGAGCAATCGGCGCCGCAATGGATTGTTATGATACTGCTTTAAGATATGCTAAAGAAAGAATTCAATTTGGGAAACCAATTGCAGGAACGCAATTGCAGCAGAAAAAATTGGCCGAAATGATTACCGAAATCACAAAAGCACAATTATTGACTTGGCGTTTAGGCGTTTTAAGAAACGAAGGAAAGGCAACAACTGCTCAAATTTCGATGGCAAAACGCAATAATGTTAATATGGCTATTGAAATTGCACGCGAAGCCAGACAAATGTTAGGCGGAATGGGAATCACAGGCGAATACTCAATTATGCGCCACATGATGAACCTTGAAAGTGTGATTACTTATGAAGGAACTCACGACATTCATTTATTGATTACCGGAATGGATGTAACTGGAATTCCAGCATTTAAATCATAA